The following proteins are encoded in a genomic region of Heliangelus exortis chromosome 7, bHelExo1.hap1, whole genome shotgun sequence:
- the KCNK18 gene encoding potassium channel subfamily K member 18 yields the protein MASTSQPLRGKRACKKIFWAVFPHACFILSLVIYAFLGALMFSHIEGNRKVNLSEEYRDFLQQLWNISRNLSDNMTENEETFKEEIHTLLNRAERDWFVNPKDIWTFFGSLFFCCTVFTTVGYGNTYPVTRTGKYLCMLYALFGIPLMFLVLTDMGDILATVLSKSYNQFRKLQSKILASKLCSGFTCKKGDELESRAQSTIAISERLNIMEVLKNQPGVKRKPIKYRNAEIFEMLIARENEHKRPARNKSIERWSSCPELTRGKTMSQVIENFDKIGKQLEKLDVPIVLMVLVIFVYISCAAAILPKWETRMDFQEAFYFCFITLTTIGFGDTQLEHPKFFLFFSLYIIIGMEIVFIAFKLGQDRLIGLYKKVISFCGENKMPSKKVYPK from the exons ATGGCATCCACATCGCAACCTCTGAGAGGTAAAAGggcatgtaaaaaaatattttgggcaGTGTTCCCTCATGCCTGCTTCATTCTGTCTCTTGTGATCTATGCTTTTCTTGGGGCTCTCATGTTTTCCCACATTGAAGGTAACCGGAAGGTCAATTTAAGTGAAGAATATAGAGACTTTCTGCAGCAACTATGGAACATCTCCAGAAATTTATCAG ATAACATGACAGAAAATGAGGAGACATTTAAGGAAGAAATCCACACACTGCTCAACAGAGCTGAACGAGACTGGTTTGTCAATCCAAAAGATATTTGGACTTTCTTTGGgtctctctttttctgctgcacagTATTCACAACTGTGG GCTATGGTAATACCTATCCTGTGACACGGACTGGAAAATACCTCTGTATGCTGTATGCTTTATTTGGCATCCCCCTGATGTTCCTGGTCCTGACAGACATGGGAGACATCCTTGCCACTGTTTTATCCAAGTCATACAACCAGTTCAGAAAACTGCAGTCCAAAATTCTAGCCTCTAAACTCTGCTCTGGGTTCACATGTAAAAAGGGGGATGAACTAGAATCCAGGGCACAATCTACAATAGCCATCAGTGAACGTTTGAATATTATGGAGGTGCTGAAAAATCAGCCAGGAGTTAAAAGGAAACCAATCAAATATCGCAACGCCGAaatttttgaaatgttaattGCCAGGGAAAATGAACACAAGAGGccagcaagaaataaaagcattgaGAGATGGAGTTCATGTCCTGAACTAACAAGGGGAAAGACAATGTCCCAAGTAATCGAGAATTTTGACAAAATTGGGAAACAGTTAGAAAAATTGGATGTGCCCATTGTATTAATGGTGTTGGTTATCTTTGTGTACATCTCCTGTGCAGCTGCTATTCTTCCAAAGTGGGAAACCAGGATGGATTTTCAAGAagccttttatttctgctttatcaCCCTGACAACTATTGGATTTGGAGATACGCAACTGGAGCATCCcaagtttttcttgtttttttccctctatatTATTATTGGCATGGAAATTGTCTTCATTGCTTTTAAGCTGGGCCAAGACCGCTTAATTGGTTTGTATAAAAAGGTGATTTCATTTTGTGGGGAGAATAAGATGCCATCAAAGAAGGTGTATCCCAAATAA